Proteins co-encoded in one Nicotiana sylvestris chromosome 7, ASM39365v2, whole genome shotgun sequence genomic window:
- the LOC104210783 gene encoding F-box protein PP2-A15-like, translating into MGASLSSLTENESTGPGLGDIPENCVACVFMYLTPPEICNLARLNRAFRGAASSDTVWNSKLPSNYHQLLDLLPLREKINEGLSKKDIFALLSRPVPFDDGNKEVWLDRISGRICMSISTKAMLITGVEDRRHWNWFPTEESRFHVVAYCQQVWWFEVSGSVKFPFPPDVYMLTFRVHLGKFYKRLGRRVCNLEHTHGWDLGPMRYELTTSDGQHAVSEYFIHDIEQDDANGNIKRGNWIEYKVGEFIVSKSDPATEVRFSMKQIDCTHSKGGLCVDSVSIAPSNLKGRRRKEVLKFQ; encoded by the exons ATGGGCGCATCATTGTCGAGCTTAACGGAGAACGAATCGACGGGACCAGGACTCGGTGACATACCGGAAAATTGCGTGGCATGCGTTTTTATGTACCTTACCCCACCGGAAATTTGTAATTTAGCTAGGCTTAACCGCGCATTTCGTGGCGCCGCATCTTCTGACACCGTTTGGAATTCTAAACTTCCGTCCAATTACCACCAGCTGCTCGACCTTTTGCCTCTGAGGGAAAAAATAAACGAGGGTCTTTCCAAGAAAGATATATTTGCTCTCCTATCTCGTCCTGTTCCATTTGATGATGGCAATAAG GAAGTATGGTTGGATAGAATTAGTGGAAGGATTTGCATGTCTATCTCAACGAAAGCAATGCTGATAACTGGTGTTGAAGACAGGAGACATTGGAACTGGTTTCCCACAGAAGAGTCAAG GTTCCATGTTGTGGCATATTGCCAGCAGGTATGGTGGTTTGAAGTAAGCGGTTCAGTGAAGTTTCCATTTCCGCCGGATGTATACATGCTAACATTCAGGGTCCACCTTGGGAAATTTTACAAGAGACTTGGTCGACGTGTTTGCAACTTGGAGCACACTCATGGATGGGATTTAGGGCCAATGCGATATGAACTGACTACATCTGATGGACAGCATGCAGTGAGTGAGTACTTCATACATGATATCGAGCAAGATGATGCAAATGGAAATATAAAACGTGGCAACTGGATAGAATACAAGGTGGGTGAATTTATAGTCAGTAAATCAGATCCTGCAACTGAAGTTAGATTTTCAATGAAACAGATCGATTGCACACATTCCAAAGGTGGGCTTTGTGTAGATTCTGTATCAATTGCCCCAAGTAATCTGAAAGGGCGTCGACGAAAAGAGGTCTTGAAGTTTCAGTAA